In one Desulfoferula mesophila genomic region, the following are encoded:
- a CDS encoding polymer-forming cytoskeletal protein codes for MPANQLTILAAGTVVRGNVYAQDTLVVEGGVQGCVVAHRVVVKNGGWIQGSLSCRSLSIEAGGMVDAQVQVVENGMLYKPTHDDNPSLPGGPNRILLTEN; via the coding sequence TTGCCTGCCAACCAACTGACCATATTGGCCGCCGGTACCGTTGTGCGCGGGAATGTATATGCCCAAGACACCCTGGTGGTGGAGGGCGGGGTGCAGGGCTGCGTGGTGGCCCACCGGGTGGTGGTGAAAAACGGTGGCTGGATTCAGGGCAGCCTGAGTTGCCGTTCGCTGTCCATAGAGGCCGGAGGCATGGTGGACGCTCAAGTTCAGGTGGTGGAGAACGGCATGCTCTACAAACCGACGCATGACGATAACCCATCCTTGCCGGGCGGCCCGAATCGAATTCTTTTGACGGAAAATTGA
- a CDS encoding flavodoxin family protein, giving the protein MPKVLIVYFSHGGNTRKMAEALAASIEQGGCEVSLKKVAEANLEDLRRADGVLLGAPCYFGSMANPMKTFIDESIPLFGKGELVGKAAGAFASTGGIGGGGELTILSMLHGLLIHGMVVQGLRKGGHFGPLAIGEPDQRVMDECAAYGAQFAELVNKLAV; this is encoded by the coding sequence ATGCCCAAGGTATTGATCGTTTATTTTTCCCACGGAGGCAACACCCGCAAGATGGCCGAGGCCCTGGCGGCCAGCATCGAGCAAGGCGGCTGCGAGGTGTCGCTAAAGAAAGTGGCCGAGGCCAACCTGGAAGACCTGCGCCGGGCCGACGGCGTGCTCCTGGGCGCACCCTGCTATTTCGGCTCCATGGCCAACCCCATGAAAACCTTTATCGATGAGTCCATCCCCCTGTTCGGCAAGGGCGAGCTGGTGGGCAAGGCGGCCGGCGCCTTCGCCTCCACCGGGGGCATCGGCGGCGGCGGCGAGCTGACCATCCTGTCCATGCTGCACGGCCTTTTGATCCACGGCATGGTGGTGCAGGGCCTGCGCAAGGGCGGCCACTTCGGTCCCCTGGCCATCGGAGAGCCGGACCAGCGGGTCATGGATGAATGCGCCGCCTATGGGGCCCAGTTCGCCGAGTTGGTGAACAAGCTGGCCGTTTAA
- a CDS encoding cupin domain-containing protein, with protein MLHKKADQLGFFTAQDGCLLAEVLHPSNDPMAGEISLARACLPPGQSTTPHRLEFLEIYYVLRGRGVLHQDGQAQEVGPESCVYLPPGSRQWIENTGLDDLVFLCVCHPAWRAEGDHPA; from the coding sequence GTGCTGCACAAAAAGGCCGATCAATTGGGATTCTTCACGGCCCAGGACGGTTGTCTGCTGGCCGAGGTCTTACATCCAAGCAATGACCCCATGGCCGGTGAAATCAGCCTGGCCCGGGCCTGCCTGCCTCCAGGCCAATCCACCACACCGCACCGCCTGGAGTTTTTGGAGATATACTATGTACTGCGGGGCAGGGGAGTGCTGCACCAGGACGGACAGGCCCAGGAGGTAGGGCCCGAGTCGTGCGTATACCTGCCGCCCGGTTCGCGGCAATGGATCGAGAACACCGGCTTGGACGACCTGGTGTTCCTGTGCGTTTGTCATCCCGCCTGGCGGGCCGAGGGCGACCATCCCGCCTGA
- a CDS encoding amidohydrolase family protein has product MARIDDGLCLLAKGLAGAESYQGPPAVLVREGRVAALGQEALEQGAERVELPELWLSPAPLDAHVHLYLGPGPEEAMEAWRQAGVAAVRDLGHKPHRATPHDDGGPPLLRNACVGLGAEGEAAYWIAARLSGPQAFALAAREQIGRGAAVIKLFATGLLDFQHPGQVCHPQALTDEEIAAAVGEAHAAGLPVSVHASGETAVRQALDQGADGIEHGFFLGRDTLETMARKGVWWSPTLAPIQAHLDDPQGRHDAATLAALAEIVDRQAAQIKLGEELGVNLVMGSDAGSYNLPHGEALFQEMTSWLDAGVSPDTVFLASTRRAARVMGLAGELGEIAQGARAWLLGTPEDPRRDPLLWRRPLWRNF; this is encoded by the coding sequence TTGGCCCGCATAGATGACGGGCTTTGCCTGCTGGCCAAGGGGCTGGCCGGGGCGGAGTCCTATCAAGGCCCCCCCGCGGTGCTGGTCCGCGAGGGCAGGGTGGCGGCCCTGGGCCAGGAGGCCCTGGAGCAGGGAGCGGAGCGGGTCGAGTTGCCGGAGCTGTGGCTGTCGCCCGCTCCCCTGGACGCCCACGTGCACCTGTACCTGGGGCCCGGACCCGAGGAGGCCATGGAGGCCTGGCGCCAAGCCGGCGTAGCTGCGGTGCGCGACCTGGGCCACAAGCCCCATCGCGCCACGCCCCACGACGACGGCGGGCCGCCCCTGTTGCGCAACGCCTGCGTGGGCCTGGGGGCCGAGGGCGAGGCGGCCTATTGGATCGCCGCCCGGCTGAGCGGGCCCCAGGCCTTTGCCCTGGCCGCCCGGGAGCAAATAGGGCGGGGCGCGGCGGTAATCAAGCTGTTCGCCACGGGCCTGCTGGATTTCCAGCACCCCGGCCAGGTGTGCCATCCCCAGGCGCTCACCGACGAGGAAATAGCCGCCGCGGTGGGTGAGGCTCACGCCGCCGGCCTGCCGGTTTCGGTGCACGCCAGCGGGGAAACGGCGGTGCGCCAGGCCCTGGACCAGGGAGCCGACGGAATTGAGCACGGCTTTTTCCTGGGCCGCGACACCCTGGAAACCATGGCTCGCAAGGGGGTGTGGTGGAGCCCCACCCTGGCGCCCATCCAGGCCCATCTGGACGATCCTCAGGGCCGGCACGACGCGGCGACCTTGGCGGCCCTGGCCGAGATAGTCGATCGCCAGGCGGCCCAGATAAAGCTGGGCGAGGAGCTGGGGGTGAACCTGGTTATGGGCAGCGACGCCGGTTCCTACAACCTGCCCCACGGCGAGGCGCTGTTTCAGGAGATGACCTCCTGGCTGGATGCCGGGGTGAGCCCGGACACGGTATTCCTGGCCTCCACCCGGCGAGCGGCCCGGGTCATGGGGCTGGCCGGAGAGTTGGGAGAGATCGCCCAGGGAGCCAGGGCCTGGCTTTTGGGCACCCCGGAAGACCCGCGCCGCGATCCCTTGCTTTGGCGCCGGCCCTTGTGGCGTAATTTCTAG